Proteins encoded together in one Antennarius striatus isolate MH-2024 chromosome 13, ASM4005453v1, whole genome shotgun sequence window:
- the foxred1 gene encoding FAD-dependent oxidoreductase domain-containing protein 1: protein MFAWRGLQRDFRSLRGLLTVTRDAQRCSRLPEGRLGSRRCLRTSARVYIDVIKDLERHLASGARKVADALPGSSWSPIEINPNLPPECADIVIVGGGVVGWSIAYWLKRKERVREALKVVVVERDPTYGRCSTVLSAGGIRQQFSLQENVYLSMVSADFMRNINDYLGVLNEDPVDIQFTQSGYLFLAGEEGAEVMQENHEVQRKAGAKVLLLSPTQLKHKFPWLNTEGVALASYGLENEGWLDPWSLLNAFRRKAVSMGVIPCHGEVTDLKHTTNVMKTSDGEKRTMKRIKSVQVQMPNSLEFQPVDCTIVVNAAGAFSGRLTQMIGVPLPVEPRKRYIYVVHCPGGPGLDSPLLIDSSGIFFRREGLGGNYITGASPTEEEEPDATDLEVDHQFFEDRIWPHLANRVPVFERLKVTGAWAGYYDYNTFDQNAIVGVHPSVCNMYLATGFSGHGLQQSPAVGRAVAELIVDGSFQTLDLSGFDFRRILADKPMLERNIV, encoded by the exons ATGTTTGCGTGGCGCGGGCTGCAGCGGGACTTCCGGTCGCTTCGGGGACTCCTGACCGTCACGCGGGACGCGCAGCGCTGCTCGCGGCTCCCGGAAGGACGGCTGGGCTCGAGACGCTGCCTGAGAACGAGCGCACGTGTCTACATTGACGTCATTAAAG ACCTGGAGCGGCACCTGGCGTCCGGGGCCCGGAAGGTGGCCGACGCCCTTCCGGGGAGCAGCTGGAGCCCCATCGAGATCAACCCCAACCTGCCGCCGGAGTGCGCCGACATCGTCATCGTGGGCGGCGGCGTGGTGGGCTGGTCCATCGCCTATTGGCTGAAGAGGAAGGAGCGGGTCCGCGAGGCGctgaaggtggtggtggtggagcgGGACCCCACG TACGGCCGGTGTTCCACCGTCTTGTCCGCCGGCGGGATCCGGCAGCAGTTCTCCCTGCAGGAGAACGTCTACCTGTCCATGGTGTCTGCAGACTTCATGAGGAACATCAAC GACTACCTGGGCGTCTTGAATGAAGACCCGGTGGACATCCAGTTCACCCAGTCCGGCTACCTGTTCCTGGCTGGAGAGGAGGGGGCAGAGGTCATGCAGGAGAACCACGAGGTCCAGAG GAAAGCCGGCGCCAAGGTGTTGCTTCTGTCTCCGACGCAGCTGAAGCACAAGTTTCCCTGGCTGAACACGGAGGGCGTGGCCCTCGCCTCGTACG GGCTGGAGAACGAGGGCTGGCTCGACCCCTGGTCGCTGCTCAATGCCTTCAGGAGGAAGGCCGTGTCCATGGGGGTCATACCGTGTCACGGAGAGGTCACAG ACTTAAAACACACGACCAACGTGATGAAGACGTCTGACGGTGAAAAAAGGACTATGAAGAGGATCAAGTCGGTTCAG GTCCAGATGCCCAACAGCCTGGAGTTCCAGCCGGTGGACTGCACCATCGTGGTGAACGCGGCCGGGGCGTTCTCTGGTAGACTGACCCAGATGATTGGGGTCCCCCTCCCTGTGGAGCCCCGGAAAAG GTACATCTATGTGGTCCACTGTCCCGGCGGTCCCGGACTGGACTCCCCCTTATTGATCGACTCCTCAGGAATCTTCTTCAGGAGGGAGGGGCTAGGAGGGAACTACATCACGGGGGCGTCGCCCACGGAG gaggaggagccagacGCCACCGACCTGGAGGTGGACCACCAGTTCTTTGAGGACAGGATTTGGCCCCATCTGGCCAATCGCGTTCCAGTGTTTGAGAGGCTGAAG GTGACCGGCGCGTGGGCGGGGTATTACGACTACAACACCTTTGACCAGAACGCCATCGTGGGCgtccacccgtctgtctgtaACATGTACCTGGCCACCGGCTTCAGCGGCCACGGCCTGCAGCAGTCGCCCGCCGTGGGCCGGGCGGTGGCCGAGCTCATCGTGGACGGGAGCTTCCAGACTCTGGACCTGAGCGGCTTCGACTTCAGACGGATTCTGGCCGACAAACCGATGCTGGAGAGAAACATCGTGTAG
- the kcnj1b gene encoding ATP-sensitive inward rectifier potassium channel 1b — protein sequence MFRLLKGHIQPAGRRSRKTRLVTKDGRCNIEFGNIEYSNHFAYLLDFWTTFVEIRWRFVLLLFVASFTGSWFVFSLLWYWIAKSNGDLMGQNRTDEHIRCVDNVHGLTTAFLYSLETQTTIGYGGRALTGHCAGTVALIIVQSLIGVFINCFMCGVILAKISLPKKRAKTVTFSDKAVICLKTGSLCLLIRVANLRKTLLIGSQIYGKLLRTSTTPDGETVILDQVDIDFTVDAGKYNLFFVCPLTLYHVINRSSPFYELSVDSLPQQDFELVVFLDGIAESTSSSCQVRTSYIPQEIQWGYSFLPIISRTKTGKYHVDFSNFSKSVRVSTPHCVRCFETDSDQKNHNQENHGNREKMGIDNLGFQVIDIHDSVDITKM from the coding sequence ATGTTCCGGCTGCTCAAGGGTCACATCCAACCGGCCGGACGCCGAAGTCGAAAGACTCGCCTGGTCACCAAAGACGGACGATGCAACATCGAGTTTGGCAACATCGAGTACAGCAACCACTTTGCGTACCTTCTGGACTTCTGGACCACCTTCGTGGAGATCCGCTGGCGCTTCGTTCTCCTGCTGTTCGTGGCTTCGTTCACCGGCAGCTGGTTCGTCTTCAGCCTGCTGTGGTACTGGATCGCCAAGAGCAACGGGGACCTGATGGGTCAGAACCGGACCGATGAGCACATCCGGTGCGTGGACAACGTCCATGGCCTCACCACGGCCTTCCTCTACTCCCTGGAGACTCAGACCACCATCGGGTACGGCGGCAGGGCGCTGACCGGGCACTGCGCCGGCACCGTGGCGCTCATCATCGTCCAGTCTCTGATCGGAGTCTTCATCAACTGCTTCATGTGTGGCGTCATCCTGGCCAAGATCTCCTTACCCAAGAAACGAGCAAAGACCGTCACCTTCAGCGACAAGGCGGTCATCTGCCTGAAGACAGGAAGTCTGTGCCTCCTGATCCGAGTCGCCAACCTACGAAAGACTTTACTGATTGGCAGCCAGATCTACGGCAAGCTGCTGAGGACATCCACCACCCCAGACGGAGAGACTGTcatcctggaccaggtggacatcGACTTCACGGTTGATGCCGGGAAGTACAACCTGTTCTTCGTTTGCCCCCTGACCCTCTACCATGTGATCAACAGGTCCAGCCCGTTCTATGAACTTTCAGTCGACTCTTTGCCCCAGCAGGACTTCGAGCTGGTGGTCTTCCTGGATGGGATAGCCGAGTCCACCAGCTCCTCCTGTCAGGTCCGCACCTCCTACATCCCCCAAGAGATCCAGTGGGGGTACAGTTTCCTGCCCATCATTTCCCGCACCAAGACGGGGAAGTACCACGTGGACTTCTCCAACTTCTCCAAAAGTGTTCGGGTTTCCACGCCGCACTGCGTTCGCTGCTTCGAAACGGACTCGGACCAGAAGAACCACAACCAAGAAAACCACGGTAACCGGGAGAAGATGGGCATCGACAACTTGGGGTTCCAGGTGATCGACATTCACGACTCGGTGGACATCACCAAAATGTGA
- the vps37d gene encoding vacuolar protein sorting-associated protein 37D, with protein sequence MWTGSVFYYEGSEISVFGLFSSYVYFILKVPPGSAGRGASWSLDAPCGPGRLAEGCNGCSGAQTRVKMSLPAAGGCCPDGFGSLSAAELQELLHNDDRTDRMIRINEKFQELQVDRETLLTSNRSLAEESLARRPRLCDGRLLLAEKYRQLSNLATACWEKQSQLEALVQKHSPQRVQGLLQEEVTRAEDQSEELLDRFMERNLSLEDFLDSFQNSRKTYHIRRAQVEKIQEVNQARQQPDKPAEGRVPEVKTGPDPPQEPQRPNGLTAHGPLRVFQVRYGLTPAILLPHYPIAPPTGALGYQGSSSPSEAGQNHNLSSGAPPPGQPVGLRVIGQLPGGWPANGRAVRVQQLYRPNPQQPEPPYR encoded by the exons AtgtggacaggaagtgtgttttattatgaagGTTCGGAAATAAGCGTGTTCGGCCTGTTTTCGTCCTATGtgtactttattttgaaggtgcCTCCAGGAAGCGCTGGCCGCGGGGCTTCCTGGTCACTTGACGCCCCATGCGGACCGGGGCGCCTCGCTGAGGGATGTAACGGCTGTTCCGGAGCCCAGACTCGGGTTAAAATGTCGCTCCCGGCGGCGGGCGGCTGCTGCCCGGACGGATTCGGTTCTCTGAGCGCCGCGGAGCTCCAGGAGCTGCTGCACAACGACGACCGAACGGACCGGATGATCCGGATCAATGAGAAG TTCCAGGAGCTGCAGGTGGACCGGGAGACGCTGCTGACGTCCAATCGGAGTCTGGCTGAGGAGAGCCTCGCCCGGAGGCCACGCCTCTGCGACGGCCGACTGCTACTGGCTGAGAAGTATCGGCAGCTGTCCAACCTGGCAacggcatgctgggaaaaacaGAGTCAGCTGG AGGCTCTGGTCCAGAAGCACAGTCCACAGCGAGTCCAGGGCCTCCTGCAGGAAGAGGTGACCCGAGcagaggaccaatcagag GAACTGCTGGACAGGTTCATGGAGAGGAACCTGAGCCTGGAGGACTTCCTGGACTCCTTCCAGAACTCCAGGAAGACGTACCACATCCGCCGGGCTCAGGTGGAGAAGATCCAGGAGGTGAACCAGGCCCGGCAGCAGCCGGACAAACCGGCGGAGGGCCGGGTCCCAGAGGTGAAGACGGGTCCGGACCCCCCCCAGGAGCCTCAGCGGCCCAACGGCCTCACGGCTCACGGACCCCTCAGAGTGTTCCAGGTTCGCTATGGCCTCACCCCAGCCATCCTCCTACCACATTACCCCATTGCCCCCCCAACAGGGGCTCTAGGGTACCAGGGTAGTTCCTCTCCCTCTGAGGCGGGGCAGAACCACAACCTCAGCAGCGGCGCACCTCCTCCGGGGCAGCCGGTTGGCCTCCGGGTCATCGGACAGTTACCGGGTGGTTGGCCGGCCAACGGGAGAGCTGTGAGGGTTCAGCAGCTGTACAGACCAAACCCCCAACAGCCTGAACCCCCCTACCGATAG
- the LOC137606282 gene encoding uncharacterized protein, translating into MDPWREHFWLWVTVGMVVVSLLIGLVFIFINKCISRAGKHRISSLRSRSDFNTESNKYQQRVDDPPFVRTPVVSGAESHENMEESTHDYEKVVPDYQQDVPDYQQDVPDYEQDEPDYEQDVPDYEQDVPDYEQDVPDYEQEMFDYVKVVDDTSTEDYDDIGDDKDLHDDEDYDDLG; encoded by the exons ATGGATCCCTGGCGTGAACACTTCTGGCTGTGGGTGACGGTCGGGATGGTCGTCGTGTCGCTGCTGATCGGactcgtcttcatcttcatcaacaAGTGCATCTCCAGAGCAG gaaaacacagaaTCTCCAGCCTCCGATCGCGATCCGACTTCAACACAga GAGCAACAAATACCAGCAGAGGGTTGACGATCCTCCGTTCGTCCGCACGCCGGTCGTCTCTG GAGCTGAAAGCCATGAGAACATGGAGGAGAGTACACACGACTACGAAAAGGTTGTCCCCGACTACCAACAGGATGTACCCGACTACCAACAGGATGTACCCGACTACGAACAGGATGAACCCGACTACGAACAGGATGTACCCGACTACGAACAGGATGTACCCGACTACGAACAGGATGTACCCGACTACGAACAGGAGATGTTTGACTACGTGAAGGTGGTGGATGACACCTCCACTGAAGACTATGACGACATCGGAGATGATAAGGATCTCCATGACGACGAGGACTACGATGACCTGGGATAG